TGTCATTCGATAAATGGCAATCCCCATATCATTCCGACTTCTACCGATATGAAGATTTCCGGCAACATCACCAGCAAGTTCAATTAATTTATTTTCAATGCGGAAAAATAAATCCTCGTATTGCGGGCTATAATCTTCTATTCGATAATAGTTCAAGTCTAGTTTTTTTAGTGCCAAAGCAATTTGCTTCGCTTCTTCTTTTTTTACAAGTCCTTGTTCTTCTAGCATTTTTAAATGGGCAATATTAATTTGAAGCATAATCGTTAAAAAATTTTTCTTTGCTTCGTCATAAGCCGGTTGCAATACAATTTTACGATAAATATTCGAAGGAAAAATTATTCCATCCTCTTGCTGAATTTTGTTGCGGAAATCTTCAAACATAATTAATGGCCTCCTAATAGAATAACAGTTATATGGCTGAGCCAGCACTGCCCTTTGATAGCTTTTCCGAAATAATAAGTACTATTAAAATTAAGCAAATTTGTAAAACACCATAGGCACAAGCAGTTCCAAATTTAAAGGCATATAATTTTTGAAAGATAGCGACAGATAGCGGAATCGTAGAAGTGCTATAAATAAGAATAGAAGCTACGAATTCACCTAAACTTTGGACAAGCGCTAGTAATGTTCCTGCTAATATGCCCGAAAAAGTTAGCGGCAGGACGATACGTCGAAACGTATACCACCAATTTGCACCTAAGCTGCGTGACGCCTCCTCAATCGACTGATCTAATTGCACAAGAGAGGCTGATGTTGAACGGAAAACAAGTGGTAAATGTCTAATAAAATAAGCAAGCGGTAAAATCCAAAACGTACCAATCAGCACATGGTTAAAGGCAAAAATATTTTCAGTGCTAAAGGCAGCAATTAAATTGACGGCAACAACAGTCCCAGGCAGTGCCCAAGGAACCATAATTAAAATATCGAGCAATGTTTTCCCTTTAAAGTTGAGACGCACCATTGCGTAGGCTGCAGCGACACCAAAAAGTACATTACCAAACGTTGCGACAATACCCATTTGGATGGAGTTCCAAATAGGTCTCCACGTTCGTTCATCAGTAAAGAGTGCCACATAATGATCGACGGTGTAGTCGGTGGGCAGTATTTGGGTTTTCCATGCACCATCGACTGAAAAGGAAATTAAAATCAGCACTAAAATGGGTAAAATTAAAATCAGTGTTCCGCCAAAAGAAGCTATTGTAGCAATTATTTTCATGAATTTTGAAGATACTTCTGAGCGATGAACACTAATGCCTTTACTCAAATTTTGGTAATTTCTACGGTTTTGGTACCAGCGCATAACAATCAAAAATGAAATGGATACAAACGATAAAATCATTGACTGTGTAGCGGCCATTTCTAAATTACCATTTGTCCGTGATAAGTAAATTTGCATGGTCATCGTTCGTTCGACACCAAACATTAATGGTGCCGTATAGGATGCCATTGATACCATAAAGACGAGCAAGGCAGATGCAATAATAGAAGGTGTCAACATCGGTAAAATAACCTTTGTCCATACACGAATACGCCCTGCACCTAAACTAGTTGCTGCTTCCTCTAATGATGGATCGAGTCCTTTAATAGCAGCCGAAGCGGTTAAATAGAAGTATGTGTACATGGTAAATGTATGGACAACGATGACACCCCATATACCTTTTAAAGAAAAGGGTACTTGCTTTAAGCCGAATAAATGCTGAATTGCGCGTGGGAAAATGCCACTTTCTCCGTATAAGAATGTAAAAGAGAGTACGCCAACAAGTGGTGGAAGAGCCATTGGCACTAATACTAATATAGATAATATACGTCTACCTGGAAATTCATAGCGTTCTAATAAAAATGCCATTGTTACACCAACAAGTGCACAGCAAATCACGCTAATAATGGATATATATAAACTAGTCCATAGCGCCTCAAGATTAGCAGGACTAGCAAGGCTAAAAAACTTTTGATAATGACTAAGTGCGCGCTCTCCTGAAAAACTTTGAAGAAAAGTTTGATAGAAAGGATAAATGACATAAGCAAACAATACTAAAAACAAAGGTAAAATTAAAATATAGACAAACCATTTAGATTGCGTTAGCCGTGTCCAAGCATTACTTTGATAAGAATGTACAGGTGGTTTTTCCATGTGGTCTGCCTCCTATTCTCCTAAAAAATATAGTGATTCCTGCGCTATATTTAAAGTAATACTTTCGCCAATGTTTTTTAATTGTGCATTTTTATTGATAATCATCACTTTCAAGGAGAATTCAATAAAATCGACAATGTAATTTACACTTATTCCTGTAAATTCGACAAATGTGATTGTTCCAGTTAATGTATTTTCTCCAGGGCCTAGATTGACAGACTCTGGACGAATCGAAATAAACACGTTGTCTCCAATCATATGCGTTAAAGTAGGGGAGCTGTGTTGCTTTCGCCCAGTTAGAACAAGTCCATTCTTTGTTTTTACTTGCACTTCATCTGCGTTAATGGCAAAGATTGTCGCTTCGATTAAATTGGTTTCCCCGATGAAATCGGCAACAAAGCGATTTACTGGCCGATTATAAATTTCTTGTGGTGTGCCGATTTGTTTTACGTAACCATTGTCCATCACCATAATGCGGTCCGACATGGACATCGCTTCCATTTGATCGTGTGTTACATAAATGGTTGTAACACCTAATTCGGATTGAATTCTTTTAATTTCAATTCGTGTTTCCTCACGTAACTTTGCATCTAAATTCGACAATGGTTCATCGAGTAATAAAATATCAGGCTCAATTACAAGTGCTCTAGCTAGGGCAACACGCTGCTGCTGACCACCAGATAATTCATTAATTTTCCTGCTTCCATATTGCGCTAAATGTACAAGTCCTCGAATGCGGTCAACTTTTTGTGTTATTTCCTGTTTAGAGAGTTTTCGTACTTGTAAGCCAAAAGCAATATTTTCGTCTACTGTCATGTGTGGAAACAGGGCATAATTTTGAAACACCATACCAATATTGCGTTTGTTTGGCTGAAGTAATGTCACATCGCGATCATCGAAAAAAATTTTTCCTTCAGTAGGATAATAAAACCCTGCAATCATTCGCAATGTCGTCGTTTTCCCACAGCCACTAGGCCCAAGGAAGGTAAAGAATTCACCCGTTTTGATTTCGAGATTTAAATCTTTTACACCTTGCACTTTCCCAAATTGCTTAGAGACATTTTCGATTTTGACATTTTTCAAATGCAATGCTCCTTTCTATTTTGAAAAGACAGTTATGCATTGATTTCACCAATTGACATACTTATTAGCCTGTAGTTGATACAATTCCGCAAAATAGCCTTTGCTGGTCAACAGTTCTTGCATCGAACCTTCCTCTGCTATATGTCCGTCTTGCAATACAATGATACGATCCACCATATTTAAAGCAGATAATTTATGTGTTATTAATAGTAATGTTTTCGTTGATGAGAGGTCTGCTAATGATTCAATCATTTGATGCTCACTTCTTGCGTCAAGAGACGCTGAAGGTTCATCTAAAATAAGAAATGCTGCATTGCGGAAGTAAGCTCTAGCAATTGCTACCTTTTGCCATTCGCCGCCAGATAGTTCTGTGCCATTGTCGAAGTTTTTACTTAATACTTGCTCGTAGCCATGATCAAAACTTGCAACCAAATCCACAAGATCGCTTTTTTCGGTAACAATTGCTAACCTTCCATCATCATTAGTATTCCCTGTGTTACTAATGAAAATATTTTCTTTATAAGTTAACTGGTAACGCGAAAAGTCTTGGAACACTATACCGATAATTTTGCGGTATGAGTCGATTTCATATTCGGTAATATCAATGCCGTTTAATTCAATGATTCCTTCGGTTGGCTCGTATAATCTTGTGATTAGCTTAACGATCGTCGATTTTCCAGCACCATTTTCACCGACAAGTGCAATCTTTTCGCCCATGTTGATTGTAAAACTGATATTGTCGAGAATCAGTTTTGAGGAATTAGGGTATTGAAAGGATACATTGTTAAATCGAATCGTAAATTCATTTTTTTCTAGCGACAATATTTTCTCACCTGATGTAATATCTGATTTTAAAGAAATAAATTTAAAGTATTTTTCCATATAAAGTAGCGTGTCATAGAGCAAGCTTGAATTTTCGATAAAACTCGCCAAACTTTGACGGGCAAGTAAAATAGACGAAGCAAAAATTAATATATCTCCTGCAGTAAATGTGTTATTCAGTACACCAGTAACTACCCACCAAAAACTAAAGCCAATCCCGACCATGCCAATTCCAACAAAGAAGATGGAGTAGCAAGCTTGTTTATATCTAATTTTTTTAATATTAGTATGAATTTTATTAAATGTCATCATGTATTTATTAATGAAGAAGGTAGCTGTGTTATACAATTTCACTTCTTTAATATGTTCTTTTGACAGCATGACGGAGCTATAATATTGCATCTTCCTTGCTTCCGGACTATTCGTGACAAGTGTTTCAAATGCTTCCTTCTGTAATCGATAGGTAACGATAGCCTGCGGAATAATCGCAACAAAAACAATGGTTGCTATCAAAATATTAAAGTTTGTTAATAACACCAGCATCGAAATGCCTGTTAGTACACTACTAATCATACCCGAAGTAAAAACAATTAGGTTTACTGGTCGCCACGCAGCCTCTTGCTCAAGCACTTGGATATCGTCATAAAATTCCGGATTTTCGAAGTAGTATAATCCTTTGATTTCTGAGGATTTATCCATCAAGCTTTTATTTAATTGGGCAATTAATCTATCCGTTATTAAACCTTGAAAGGTCATTTCAACAGGACCTAAAATGGCATGAATAAATGACACGATTATCCAAGATAGTACAAAGAAAATAATGATAGAATAAACGATGGTGTCGGTAGTAGAAATGGCATCTATTAATCCTTTCGAAAACCATAGAGTTAGAGATGGTAATATAGCTTGAAAAGGAATAATAACAAACAAAATAATTGAATAAAACTTAGAAGCACCCCAAAAAAGAGGCAGAGTTTTTACAAGAAGTTTCAAATAAGAGTAAAATGTATTCATGATTCTTCACCTAATTATACAATATATATTGTATTTATATTCCAAATACAATTTGCGTTAGCCTGTCACGCGGAATTGTTTAATTAACTGATAAAATCGCAAACTTTAAGGATAGAAATTAAAATCCGAATGACAGAAAAGCGATTCCTTTAAAAATACTTTTATTTAGTACCATAAGTAATCCTCCTTCGATTTTAAGTATAATAATTATAAATTGAATAATCTGAAAAAACAAATTAGTCTAAAATTAGACAACGCTTGTATTGTAACCTTATGTTTTATTATGCGTGGGGTGCAAAGATTTTTATGTGTCTTTACAGGTTATTATATTCGGTACATAAATTTTAATAAAAGGTATCAAGAGGGGCTTCTTGATACCTTTAGGTTTTCTAAGCTACTTTATTTCTTTCCTCTACCTTTTATATTTGTATCCCAGTGTTCCATCCATTCTGCCTCTTTTTCCGACATTAATTGCCAATCAATATCAAACGTTTTTAAATCTAATTCCTGATACCATTCTGGCATTGTCGCTTGATCAATGTCGGAGCGTGTTGGAATTTGGTAATAGTCGTTTGCTAATTTCGTAACCATCTCTTTTTCAAATAAAAATTCAACAAATAATTTTGCGTTCTCTAAATTTTTTGCCTTGTTAACAACCGCAACACCATCTACTAAAATAGGTGCACCACTCTTTGGATAAATGTAATCAAACGGATAATCTGTTGTATATTTTTTCAATAAGATATCTTGTAAGTTCCATAAAGAAACACTGCCTTCTTGACGTGTAAGCTTTAAATAAAGTGCATTAGGATCTTGCGTATATTCTTTTGTGTTGGCATCTAATTTTAATAGCCATTCATAACCATTGTCAGGTGTGTCGGCACCTTGACGAACAATCATGGATGAATAAATCGTGCGCATAGTTCCTGACGCTAATACACCACGAATTAAAATTTGGTCCTGCCATTTCGGATCTAATAAATCATCCCAATCTTGTGGACCGGTTTCTTTTGTTAATAAGTCACTATTAATCATAATGACTTCAGGTAATAGCATTTCACCGAACCAGCGACCTTCTGTATCTTTATAGTTTGCATCTATTGTGTCGATAAAACTCGGTTGCCATGCATGGAGTAAATCCTCGTTTGCTCCAACCATTAAGGCGGATTGAGTACCACCCCACCAAAAATCTGCTTGAGGATTTGCTTTTTCACCCCGTAGACGCTCTAATATTTGTTGAGCTCCCATTGTTAAAAACTCCACTTGAATGTCCGGGTACTTCTCATTAAACTGATCGATTACGCCTTGCACCATTTCTTCATCACGCCCTGTGTAAATGACCAGCTTACCTGACGGAGATGTGTTTCCATCTGCTTTTTCAGCATTAGATGCCGTGTCGCTTTTTGCAGCATCTTTTGTCGAACCCTTATCGTTAGTGCTACTACAAGCAGCTACAACGATCAGCACCAACACAAGCAAAAATCCAAAAATACGTGTTTTTTTCATAATCATCTTCCCCTTCCCCTTCCTTTAGTGAGTTGCTTACATAGTGCAGTATAATACTAAAATAAAGCATTAATGTTAGAATAATTAAAAAATTCTAACGTTATTACTATCATAATTTAAAAAATTGACTGTTTTCAACGATAGATTGTAAAAATTAAAAACTCCTTAAAAATGGTTTTATCCATTTTTAAGGAGTTTTTACGGGTGATTTTCGATTGGCAAGCATACTAGGTAGCATCATGCCGATAATAACTAAAGCAATGCCAATTACTTGTAAAACAGTGAGTGATTCATGCAATACGATAACAGAAACAGTCACAGCTACAGGTAGTTCAATCGCACTTAAAATAGAGGCCAGTGCGCCACCCACTTTGGGTACTGCAATTGAAAATAAATAAATGGGTAAGATTATACCGAATAGTCCGAGTGCTAATCCATATTTCCATAAGCCTTCTGCAAATAATTTGCCATTCCATGCAATTTCAGGACTGAGGAAAATACTAATCATAATTAGTGCTACAAAAGAAACAATTAAAACTCTTGATGTCGTTGTAACACCTTCAACGGGACGAGAGTTAAATTGGATAAAGCAGGCAAATGTAAATGCAGCAGCTAACCCAAATAACCAGCCTTGAATCGCAATATCGCTTAAATCGACATTCAATACACCGGCAGCTAAAATAGTCCCCGCAAATAGTATCAGTATCGAAATGACTTCTGGTCGACTTGGCAGACGTTTATGGATAACGCAATCCAACAACAAACCAATCCAAGTAAATTGGAAAAGCATAACGACAGCTAGAGATGCAGGTAAATATTTTAATGACTCGCCGTAAACGATGCCAGTAATACCTGTAAAAATCCCTGCGCTGACTAATATAAATAGTCCGTGTTTTGAAAGTTTCGGTAGTTTTCTTTGAGTGATGATAAAAATTGTTAAAACAAGTATAAAGCCAATGATGTACTGACTCGATACCGCCTCTGATGATGTAAAGCCATGCAACATAGCTACTTTCACGATGGTCGATAAAATGCCATAGCTACTAGAAGCGATGACAATCAACAGAGGATATAATACATTTGTTTTCATGCTTAATTAATCCACATCCTAAATCTGTTTCACCATATGATGGAAAGGTTCGTCTATGATGGACCATGGTTCAGTAATTACAAAGCCCATACGTTCATATAAGCGACGAGCATCTTCTTTTTGCGTTTCAACATTCAGTGATAATTTTGTAAAGCCTCGTTGTTTTGTTTGCTCAATGGCGAATTGGATTAATAGTGTACCGATTCCTTTACCACGAGCCTCTGGTGCTACACAAACTGTATCAATATAATATTCATCTTGATGCGCCTCTTGATCGATGGTGATCGAAGGAGCATTTTTCTCTTCAAGCCATTTTACAAGATTGGCATCCATTTGAATGGCTTGTTCACCATTGTAGTAAACAAGAATGCCCAATATTTGTTCATCTTCCACAGCAACAAAAGTATTTAAATAAGAGTGTCTGTTGTCTTCACGCTTGAAGAGGACCGTTAGTTCTTGTTCAATCATTGAAGCTGTCTGTTCTCCTGTTAAACGGTTGGCAATCTCACCAATCGCATCAATAATTAGTGGCACAACGGCACTGGCATCCTGTGGTTGTGCTTGTCGAATTGTAATACTCATTGTTAAAATCCCTACCTTTCTATAGGCAAGTATAACAAAGATAGATGATGTCTCAAGCTTTTGAAATATTCGCTACTTTATATTTAGCAAATAGTATGGCTATGGATAGACGTTGTGGTCGGTGCTTTCCGCTCAGCACAACCCTTGCAGACGCTAGGATTCCCTCGTCTTACGAACTATACGACGATACCGGCATTGGCGACAGGAAAAAAATATAATCGTTAGAAGAATAAAACAGAAAAATGTTTCAAATAAAATATAGAAACCACTGCCGTTGGTTGCCTTTACGGGCGGGTTTTCCTTCTTTGGATGGCCAAATTGAGCTAAAGAAGTTGTGCTGACATAAATGATGTATGTCTTTCATTATTTTTCCGAAAGTTTAAAACTTTATTGGAATTCAACTTTCATGTTAATCTAGAATGAATAGACTTTCGGGGGGACTACAATGACAAAGGAAGATAAGGATTATATTTTAGTCTATGGAGATGCTTTTATTGACTATATTGCTGATGATGTAACGAATACATCTTTTACTAAATATATGGGTGGCGCAACGGTAAATGTGGCTGCAGGCATTAGCCGTATCGGTGCTCCATCTGCGCTAATTACGATTACAGGAGATGACGAAGGCTCACAATTTGTCCGAGATGGCCTTGCACAAGAAGGCGTGAACCTCGATTTTGCGGTATTTAACCCTGCAAAACGTGTAAGTGGTGTATACGTACATTTAACAGAAGCATGTGAGCGAATTTTCAAAGATTATGTCGATGAGACACCCGATTTACAGGTGGAAGCAACACAATTAAATGAAGCGGCCTTTAAACATGCTTCTGCTCTCATTGTGTGCTCAGGCACAATGTTCCATCCAACTGCACTTGCAACGACTAGTGCTGCTGTTGATATGGCAAAGGAAAAAGGTGCTATTATCGCAATGGATGCCAACATTCGACCTTTGCGTTGGAGCAGTGAAGAAATTTGTCGTGAGACTATTACTTCTTTCTTTGAAAATGTAGATATTTTAAAAGTCACGGATGATGAGTTATTTTTCTTAACAGAGACGACTACTTTAGCAGAAGGTATTGAACAATTAAACAGTTATTTAGTGCCGATTATTTTAGTAACTGTAGGGGAAGAGGGCACGTATGCAGTATTAAACGGTGAGGTTATACATGTACCGACCGAGAAAGTTGTGCCAGTGGACACTACGGGTGCGGGAGATGCATTTATGGCAGGCGTTCTGCGCGATGTCCATTACAACGGTTTACCAACAACGGAAGAGGAGCTA
This DNA window, taken from Lysinibacillus sp. FSL M8-0337, encodes the following:
- a CDS encoding iron ABC transporter permease; protein product: MEKPPVHSYQSNAWTRLTQSKWFVYILILPLFLVLFAYVIYPFYQTFLQSFSGERALSHYQKFFSLASPANLEALWTSLYISIISVICCALVGVTMAFLLERYEFPGRRILSILVLVPMALPPLVGVLSFTFLYGESGIFPRAIQHLFGLKQVPFSLKGIWGVIVVHTFTMYTYFYLTASAAIKGLDPSLEEAATSLGAGRIRVWTKVILPMLTPSIIASALLVFMVSMASYTAPLMFGVERTMTMQIYLSRTNGNLEMAATQSMILSFVSISFLIVMRWYQNRRNYQNLSKGISVHRSEVSSKFMKIIATIASFGGTLILILPILVLILISFSVDGAWKTQILPTDYTVDHYVALFTDERTWRPIWNSIQMGIVATFGNVLFGVAAAYAMVRLNFKGKTLLDILIMVPWALPGTVVAVNLIAAFSTENIFAFNHVLIGTFWILPLAYFIRHLPLVFRSTSASLVQLDQSIEEASRSLGANWWYTFRRIVLPLTFSGILAGTLLALVQSLGEFVASILIYSTSTIPLSVAIFQKLYAFKFGTACAYGVLQICLILIVLIISEKLSKGSAGSAI
- a CDS encoding ABC transporter ATP-binding protein, whose translation is MKNVKIENVSKQFGKVQGVKDLNLEIKTGEFFTFLGPSGCGKTTTLRMIAGFYYPTEGKIFFDDRDVTLLQPNKRNIGMVFQNYALFPHMTVDENIAFGLQVRKLSKQEITQKVDRIRGLVHLAQYGSRKINELSGGQQQRVALARALVIEPDILLLDEPLSNLDAKLREETRIEIKRIQSELGVTTIYVTHDQMEAMSMSDRIMVMDNGYVKQIGTPQEIYNRPVNRFVADFIGETNLIEATIFAINADEVQVKTKNGLVLTGRKQHSSPTLTHMIGDNVFISIRPESVNLGPGENTLTGTITFVEFTGISVNYIVDFIEFSLKVMIINKNAQLKNIGESITLNIAQESLYFLGE
- a CDS encoding ABC transporter ATP-binding protein, with the translated sequence MNTFYSYLKLLVKTLPLFWGASKFYSIILFVIIPFQAILPSLTLWFSKGLIDAISTTDTIVYSIIIFFVLSWIIVSFIHAILGPVEMTFQGLITDRLIAQLNKSLMDKSSEIKGLYYFENPEFYDDIQVLEQEAAWRPVNLIVFTSGMISSVLTGISMLVLLTNFNILIATIVFVAIIPQAIVTYRLQKEAFETLVTNSPEARKMQYYSSVMLSKEHIKEVKLYNTATFFINKYMMTFNKIHTNIKKIRYKQACYSIFFVGIGMVGIGFSFWWVVTGVLNNTFTAGDILIFASSILLARQSLASFIENSSLLYDTLLYMEKYFKFISLKSDITSGEKILSLEKNEFTIRFNNVSFQYPNSSKLILDNISFTINMGEKIALVGENGAGKSTIVKLITRLYEPTEGIIELNGIDITEYEIDSYRKIIGIVFQDFSRYQLTYKENIFISNTGNTNDDGRLAIVTEKSDLVDLVASFDHGYEQVLSKNFDNGTELSGGEWQKVAIARAYFRNAAFLILDEPSASLDARSEHQMIESLADLSSTKTLLLITHKLSALNMVDRIIVLQDGHIAEEGSMQELLTSKGYFAELYQLQANKYVNW
- a CDS encoding extracellular solute-binding protein; this translates as MKKTRIFGFLLVLVLIVVAACSSTNDKGSTKDAAKSDTASNAEKADGNTSPSGKLVIYTGRDEEMVQGVIDQFNEKYPDIQVEFLTMGAQQILERLRGEKANPQADFWWGGTQSALMVGANEDLLHAWQPSFIDTIDANYKDTEGRWFGEMLLPEVIMINSDLLTKETGPQDWDDLLDPKWQDQILIRGVLASGTMRTIYSSMIVRQGADTPDNGYEWLLKLDANTKEYTQDPNALYLKLTRQEGSVSLWNLQDILLKKYTTDYPFDYIYPKSGAPILVDGVAVVNKAKNLENAKLFVEFLFEKEMVTKLANDYYQIPTRSDIDQATMPEWYQELDLKTFDIDWQLMSEKEAEWMEHWDTNIKGRGKK
- a CDS encoding DMT family transporter produces the protein MKTNVLYPLLIVIASSSYGILSTIVKVAMLHGFTSSEAVSSQYIIGFILVLTIFIITQRKLPKLSKHGLFILVSAGIFTGITGIVYGESLKYLPASLAVVMLFQFTWIGLLLDCVIHKRLPSRPEVISILILFAGTILAAGVLNVDLSDIAIQGWLFGLAAAFTFACFIQFNSRPVEGVTTTSRVLIVSFVALIMISIFLSPEIAWNGKLFAEGLWKYGLALGLFGIILPIYLFSIAVPKVGGALASILSAIELPVAVTVSVIVLHESLTVLQVIGIALVIIGMMLPSMLANRKSPVKTP
- a CDS encoding GNAT family N-acetyltransferase, with translation MSITIRQAQPQDASAVVPLIIDAIGEIANRLTGEQTASMIEQELTVLFKREDNRHSYLNTFVAVEDEQILGILVYYNGEQAIQMDANLVKWLEEKNAPSITIDQEAHQDEYYIDTVCVAPEARGKGIGTLLIQFAIEQTKQRGFTKLSLNVETQKEDARRLYERMGFVITEPWSIIDEPFHHMVKQI
- a CDS encoding carbohydrate kinase; amino-acid sequence: MTKEDKDYILVYGDAFIDYIADDVTNTSFTKYMGGATVNVAAGISRIGAPSALITITGDDEGSQFVRDGLAQEGVNLDFAVFNPAKRVSGVYVHLTEACERIFKDYVDETPDLQVEATQLNEAAFKHASALIVCSGTMFHPTALATTSAAVDMAKEKGAIIAMDANIRPLRWSSEEICRETITSFFENVDILKVTDDELFFLTETTTLAEGIEQLNSYLVPIILVTVGEEGTYAVLNGEVIHVPTEKVVPVDTTGAGDAFMAGVLRDVHYNGLPTTEEELVRCVSFGNRLGAMAATKPGALTALPYYEDIKHLLEK